One Solanum pennellii chromosome 10, SPENNV200 genomic region harbors:
- the LOC114074255 gene encoding uncharacterized protein LOC114074255, whose translation MDLRKGYYQVRIAERDEPKTTWVTIYGAYEWLRHIGGARGALEESLPSPTGEPALCQAGEVCVRPARVALLRPVISKGELRMDEANIRAMQEWEARTKVIELRSFHGLANYYCRFISVYSSKAAPLTKVLQNNKSCVWSAERRRAFEGLKTKVTTSWS comes from the exons ATGGATCTCCGGAAAGGATACTACCAAGTGCGCATCGCGGAGAGGGATGAGCCAAAGACAACGTGGGTGACCATATATGGAGCATACGAGTGGTTG CGTCACATTGGAGGAGCACGTGGAGCACTTGAGGAGAGTCTTCCAAGTCCTACGGGAGAACCAGCTTTATGTCAAGCGGGAGAAGTGTGTGTTCGCCCAGCACGAGTTGCACTTCTTAGGCCTGTTATCAGCAAAGGGGAACTACGAATGGACGAGGCAAATATTCGGGCGATGCAGGAGTGGGAGGCACGCACAAAGGTGATCGAGCTACGATCCTTCCATGGACTTGCGAACTACTATTGCAGGTTCATCAGTGTCTACTCCTCTAAAGCTGCTCCGCTGACCAAGGTGTTACAGAATAATAAGTCGTGCGTTTGGAGCGCGGAGCGCCGAAGAGCGTTCGAAGGTCTTAAGACCAAAGTGACGACGAGTTGGTCTTGA